In Amycolatopsis coloradensis, one genomic interval encodes:
- a CDS encoding MFS transporter — protein MPTGGDFGVIEASARVVPSEAARPRTEHLRKLTYGQSHSEPTLSSPEDSLTANRPHPRRSGSSTTAEALVSDPRQRRSILVAMCAALLAVVASVTGLNVAQPDLASDFDASQGTVLWIMNGYVLTLAALLLPLGAVGDRQGRKPVLLVGLAVFAVASAGAGLAPSAGLMLAARLLGGVGAAMIMPVTLAVITSTFPAQERVRAIGVWTGVAGVGAVLGMLLSGVLVDAASWRFLFVLPLVLVLFAFATAWHSVPSSRAPSKRPFDLIGSLTSVLGVVGITLFLHEGPERGWWAVGTTISLACGILGTVGFVAWDLRHPAPLLDMRLFRNGGLASGSVALVAVFAVHAGSAVLLYPFFQNVLDWSGVLSAVALLPMAGLMAIASGLSTRLAERIGSRATMTTGLILTGAGLVLLATSVSADSGYLAVLPGMIAAGSGMGVSMPLATESITGALPQDHQGVASALNDIAREIGAAVGIALLGALLSAGYRSNIDSRLDGIPTATAEAARKGIAQAIASAGEREQPVARAARESFVAGWQSAMWAGASLVAVLTAFVFMRGSKNLETRAGYGERVA, from the coding sequence GTGCCGACCGGCGGAGATTTCGGCGTGATCGAGGCTTCGGCGAGGGTGGTGCCATCCGAAGCAGCGAGACCTCGAACGGAGCACCTGCGCAAGCTGACCTACGGCCAGTCGCATAGCGAGCCGACACTCTCATCCCCGGAGGACAGCTTGACCGCAAACCGGCCACACCCGAGGCGATCCGGATCAAGCACGACTGCCGAAGCCCTGGTCTCCGATCCGCGGCAACGGCGCTCGATCCTGGTCGCGATGTGCGCCGCTTTGCTCGCTGTCGTCGCCTCCGTCACGGGGCTGAACGTCGCTCAGCCGGACCTCGCATCCGACTTCGACGCATCACAAGGCACAGTCCTCTGGATCATGAACGGCTACGTCCTCACCCTGGCCGCGCTACTACTGCCGCTCGGCGCAGTCGGCGACAGACAGGGCCGCAAGCCCGTGCTTCTCGTCGGCCTCGCTGTCTTCGCCGTCGCGAGCGCGGGGGCCGGTCTCGCCCCGTCCGCCGGGCTCATGCTCGCGGCGCGATTGCTCGGCGGGGTGGGCGCGGCGATGATCATGCCGGTCACCTTGGCCGTCATCACCTCGACCTTCCCCGCGCAGGAGCGAGTCCGTGCCATCGGGGTTTGGACTGGGGTCGCCGGGGTCGGAGCGGTGCTCGGCATGCTCCTTTCCGGTGTCCTCGTCGACGCGGCGAGCTGGCGCTTCCTGTTCGTGCTTCCCCTCGTTCTGGTGCTATTCGCGTTCGCCACGGCGTGGCACTCGGTGCCCAGCTCCCGTGCGCCTTCGAAACGTCCCTTCGACCTGATCGGATCCCTGACATCGGTACTGGGGGTGGTCGGGATCACCCTGTTCCTGCACGAAGGCCCAGAGCGGGGCTGGTGGGCAGTCGGCACCACCATCAGCCTGGCCTGTGGAATCCTCGGCACCGTCGGTTTCGTGGCTTGGGATCTCCGCCACCCGGCTCCGCTTTTGGACATGCGCCTGTTCAGAAACGGTGGCCTGGCAAGCGGGTCCGTCGCACTCGTGGCGGTCTTCGCGGTTCACGCCGGGTCCGCCGTGCTCCTCTACCCGTTCTTCCAAAACGTCTTGGACTGGTCGGGGGTGCTCTCTGCGGTGGCACTCCTCCCCATGGCCGGCCTGATGGCGATCGCTTCCGGCTTGTCCACGCGCTTGGCCGAGCGGATCGGATCGCGCGCCACCATGACAACCGGACTGATCCTGACCGGGGCGGGCCTGGTTCTACTCGCGACCTCCGTCTCCGCCGATTCCGGCTACCTCGCAGTCCTGCCCGGGATGATCGCCGCGGGCAGCGGAATGGGTGTGTCCATGCCGCTCGCAACAGAGTCCATCACCGGTGCTTTGCCGCAGGACCATCAAGGCGTGGCCTCCGCGCTCAACGACATCGCGCGAGAGATCGGTGCCGCAGTGGGAATCGCGCTGCTCGGAGCGCTGCTATCAGCGGGCTACCGCAGCAACATCGACTCCAGACTCGACGGTATTCCCACCGCGACCGCCGAAGCCGCTCGAAAAGGCATCGCCCAGGCAATCGCAAGCGCCGGCGAACGGGAGCAGCCCGTGGCCCGAGCCGCGCGGGAATCCTTCGTCGCGGGTTGGCAGTCCGCGATGTGGGCCGGAGCGTCACTGGTAGCAGTTCTCACTGCCTTCGTCTTCATGCGCGGCAGCAAGAACCTCGAAACGCGTGCAGGGTACGGCGAACGAGTTGCCTGA
- a CDS encoding sodium:proton antiporter, giving the protein MDGVVMALALAFGLVLLISVSLSGLAARTVLSTALLFLVAGALIGQGGFGLVDIPSNGAFVTGLADLALFTVLFTDGQRASLPSLKEGWRLSGRALGLAMPLTMVGIAVPTHYLTGLDWTTSFLIGAILSPTDPVFASAIVGRTDVPLRLRRLLNVESGLNDGLALPFVLIFLATAANRDTDFGGIAIELVAGLVLGVAIPAAISLAWRLKILTAEPRLQALGPLAVAVILYATCHLTHANPYLAAFAAGVTLATMDRVSAEHFEHFGDLLSETTKFAALLVFGALITPERLSHLSFGDWAVAVIAIVLIRPAAMMFSLIRTPVPARERSVAAWFGPKGFASVVYGLLALQAGIPAGEHVFDLVAITIALSIVLHSSTDVPVAKALRIEPPDNLPTGRPEAQAQKESS; this is encoded by the coding sequence GTGGACGGGGTTGTGATGGCGCTCGCTTTGGCGTTCGGTCTGGTGCTGTTGATCAGCGTGTCGTTGTCCGGGCTCGCGGCCCGCACCGTGCTTTCCACCGCATTGTTGTTCCTGGTCGCCGGTGCACTGATCGGGCAAGGCGGCTTCGGGCTGGTCGACATCCCGTCCAACGGCGCCTTCGTGACCGGACTCGCCGACTTGGCCCTCTTCACCGTGCTGTTCACCGACGGCCAGCGCGCCAGTCTGCCCTCCTTGAAGGAGGGATGGCGGCTCTCCGGCCGCGCACTCGGGTTGGCGATGCCCTTGACCATGGTCGGAATCGCCGTGCCCACCCACTACCTCACCGGCCTGGACTGGACCACCTCGTTCCTGATCGGTGCCATTCTGTCCCCGACCGACCCGGTCTTCGCATCGGCCATCGTCGGCCGGACCGACGTGCCACTGCGCCTGCGCAGGCTTCTCAACGTCGAATCCGGGCTCAACGACGGTCTTGCCCTGCCGTTCGTGCTGATCTTCTTGGCCACCGCCGCGAACCGGGACACCGATTTCGGCGGAATCGCGATCGAACTCGTCGCCGGTCTCGTTCTCGGTGTCGCCATTCCCGCGGCCATCTCGCTCGCCTGGCGGCTGAAGATCCTGACCGCTGAACCACGCCTCCAAGCACTGGGACCATTGGCGGTCGCGGTCATCCTCTACGCGACCTGTCATCTCACCCACGCCAACCCCTATCTCGCCGCGTTCGCGGCCGGCGTCACTCTGGCCACAATGGACCGCGTCTCGGCGGAGCACTTCGAACACTTCGGTGACCTGCTTTCGGAAACGACGAAGTTCGCAGCCCTGCTCGTGTTCGGCGCGCTCATCACCCCCGAGCGGCTGTCACATCTCAGCTTCGGCGACTGGGCCGTTGCGGTCATCGCCATCGTGCTGATCCGGCCCGCTGCGATGATGTTCTCCCTGATCCGAACTCCAGTGCCCGCCCGGGAACGATCAGTCGCCGCCTGGTTCGGGCCGAAGGGTTTCGCGTCCGTCGTCTACGGCCTGCTCGCGCTCCAGGCCGGGATTCCCGCCGGGGAACACGTCTTCGACCTCGTCGCCATCACGATCGCCTTGTCGATCGTCCTGCACTCCTCCACCGACGTCCCCGTCGCCAAGGCACTCAGAATCGAACCACCCGATAACCTGCCGACAGGACGCCCTGAAGCCCAGGCACAGAAAGAAAGTTCCTGA
- a CDS encoding aldehyde dehydrogenase family protein yields MNKVLVDRNPYDGTTVAEFRIAGVDDIDDAYRAAARARLEWDQVNPYAKRTVFERAVRYVEEHEHAIVEIIVDELGGTRLKAMFEIGLVLNMLKEAATFPLRMEGRILPSPIDDKENRVYREPVGVVGVISPFNFPFFLSMKSVAPALGAGNGVVLKPHEDSPITGGTLIGEIFEAAGLPAGLLNVVVTEIPAIGDAFLEHPAPRVISFTGSSAVGRHVAEVAVRHFKKPLLELGGNSAMIVLADADIDLAVDAAAFSRFTHQGQICMSANRILVHRDVYEEFAAKFVAKAKSLQVGDPRDSETIVGPLINQRQTAALAALVEQGIAEGATVALRGEVNGNLFGPTVLTDVTTAMSVMQQEMFGPVACLIPFDTEDEAVDIANDTDFGLSGAVHTRGLEHGVEIAKRLHTGMVHINDTTIHDEPIVPFGGEKQSGFGRLNGDRSLDEFTTLKWISVHRGRRQFPY; encoded by the coding sequence ATGAACAAGGTCCTCGTCGACCGGAACCCGTATGACGGCACCACCGTCGCCGAGTTCCGGATCGCGGGAGTCGACGACATCGACGACGCGTACCGGGCGGCGGCGCGTGCCAGGCTCGAATGGGATCAGGTCAACCCCTATGCCAAGCGGACGGTGTTCGAGCGAGCGGTCCGGTACGTCGAGGAGCACGAGCACGCGATCGTGGAGATCATCGTCGACGAGCTCGGCGGTACCCGGCTCAAGGCCATGTTCGAGATCGGCCTGGTGCTGAACATGCTCAAGGAGGCGGCGACCTTCCCGCTGCGCATGGAAGGCCGCATCCTGCCGTCCCCGATAGACGACAAGGAGAACCGCGTCTACCGCGAACCGGTGGGCGTCGTCGGTGTCATCAGCCCCTTCAACTTCCCGTTCTTCCTGTCGATGAAGTCGGTGGCGCCCGCGCTCGGCGCCGGCAACGGCGTTGTCCTCAAACCGCACGAGGACTCGCCCATCACTGGCGGCACGCTCATCGGCGAGATCTTCGAGGCGGCCGGCCTGCCCGCGGGTCTGCTCAACGTCGTCGTGACCGAGATCCCGGCGATCGGCGACGCGTTCCTCGAACACCCCGCACCGAGGGTCATCTCGTTCACCGGGTCGTCGGCCGTCGGCAGGCACGTCGCCGAGGTCGCGGTGCGGCACTTCAAGAAACCGCTGCTGGAGCTGGGCGGAAACAGCGCGATGATCGTGCTGGCGGACGCCGATATCGACCTCGCGGTCGACGCGGCGGCCTTTTCCCGCTTCACCCACCAGGGTCAGATCTGCATGTCGGCGAACCGGATCCTCGTCCACCGGGACGTGTATGAGGAGTTCGCGGCGAAGTTCGTGGCGAAGGCGAAGTCGCTGCAGGTCGGCGATCCTCGTGACTCGGAGACGATCGTCGGACCGCTGATCAACCAGCGGCAAACCGCCGCACTCGCCGCGCTGGTCGAGCAGGGCATCGCGGAGGGTGCGACGGTCGCGCTACGCGGCGAGGTCAACGGGAACCTGTTCGGCCCCACAGTGCTGACGGACGTGACAACCGCGATGTCGGTGATGCAGCAGGAGATGTTCGGTCCGGTGGCGTGCCTGATCCCGTTCGATACCGAGGACGAGGCGGTCGACATCGCCAACGACACCGACTTCGGCCTGAGCGGTGCGGTCCACACTCGCGGCCTCGAACACGGCGTCGAGATCGCGAAGCGGCTCCACACCGGCATGGTCCACATCAACGATACGACCATCCACGACGAGCCGATCGTCCCCTTCGGCGGCGAGAAGCAGTCCGGGTTCGGGCGCCTCAATGGTGACCGCAGCCTTGACGAGTTCACCACCCTCAAGTGGATTTCTGTCCACCGCGGACGACGACAGTTCCCGTACTGA
- a CDS encoding DUF6653 family protein, whose amino-acid sequence MEITEAVAKTFRMDDEAWRRHANPWSVWTRFAAIPLMLIAVWSRTWIGWWCLVPVAAVVVWLFLNPSAFPPVEPRSWAARGIYGERVWAQDKASVPPDHGRVLRVLVVLGLAGFGLITWGLVMLDFWPTLFGAVVVIMAQLWRIDRFGWLWERAEEQATAKDVSRHPLSAPCPRCRRW is encoded by the coding sequence ATGGAAATCACCGAAGCGGTCGCGAAGACCTTCCGGATGGACGATGAAGCGTGGCGCCGTCATGCGAACCCCTGGAGCGTGTGGACCCGCTTCGCGGCCATTCCGCTGATGCTCATCGCGGTCTGGAGCAGGACCTGGATCGGCTGGTGGTGCCTGGTGCCGGTCGCGGCCGTGGTCGTGTGGCTGTTCCTCAATCCGTCGGCGTTCCCGCCGGTCGAGCCGCGCAGCTGGGCCGCCCGCGGGATCTACGGCGAACGCGTTTGGGCACAGGACAAAGCGTCGGTCCCGCCGGACCACGGCCGGGTACTGCGTGTCCTGGTCGTACTCGGCCTCGCCGGATTCGGCCTGATCACCTGGGGCCTGGTGATGCTGGACTTCTGGCCGACCCTCTTCGGAGCGGTCGTCGTCATCATGGCCCAGCTGTGGCGCATCGACAGGTTCGGCTGGCTTTGGGAACGCGCCGAGGAACAGGCGACCGCGAAAGATGTCAGTCGTCATCCATTATCCGCACCGTGCCCGCGGTGCCGTCGATGGTGA
- a CDS encoding anthrone oxygenase family protein, with amino-acid sequence MRNDGISLAVSGAYVWIAMVAFGGIAVETVVIYPNVFHDAPASLAKAMEFFVVTGPADLFPPMGAVTVLAAAATLLSLRRAREARWWITGSLGTLLVGEFLFSVLYFWPRNDLMFEEGIAEHSVEFLRRTALEFEVGHWFRLAFSAVTATLAFIGFLRYHRARALSGGSA; translated from the coding sequence GTGCGAAACGACGGCATTTCCCTTGCCGTTTCGGGCGCCTACGTCTGGATTGCCATGGTGGCTTTCGGGGGTATCGCGGTCGAGACCGTAGTCATCTATCCGAACGTCTTCCACGACGCGCCCGCCTCGCTGGCCAAGGCCATGGAGTTCTTCGTGGTCACCGGTCCCGCCGACCTGTTTCCGCCGATGGGTGCGGTCACCGTGCTCGCCGCCGCGGCGACTCTCCTGTCGTTGAGGCGGGCACGGGAGGCCCGATGGTGGATCACGGGGAGCCTGGGCACCCTGCTGGTCGGCGAATTCCTGTTCTCCGTGCTCTATTTCTGGCCGCGCAACGACCTCATGTTCGAGGAGGGGATCGCCGAGCATTCCGTGGAGTTCCTGCGGCGGACCGCGCTCGAGTTCGAGGTCGGTCATTGGTTCCGGCTCGCGTTCAGCGCTGTCACCGCGACGCTGGCCTTCATCGGGTTCCTGCGCTACCACCGAGCACGTGCGTTGTCCGGAGGTTCGGCATGA
- a CDS encoding PEP/pyruvate-binding domain-containing protein, producing MKLIRLSEIDASMIDLVGGKAAGLGEMINAGERVPDGFCLTVEAYSSRDLPEKVVIGAYERLGSGPVAVRSSATAEDLPDASFAGQQDTYLGINGSASLVDAIHKCWDSLHSDRAVAYRASAGIDDAAMAVVIQRMIDPVAAGVLFTANPITGCRTEMIIDAAPGLGTAIVDGTVVPDHYVLDHHARTVPRLPEGCLGTRELEQLRDAGLRLQQHFGSPQDIEWAIDSDGVLWLLQSRPITTLFPSPPDTGEARLYLEFGHIQGMLRPCTPMGVSLLKAGSALWFHAHGVHGDPRDPLPRLVPIGGRLYFDLTDFVRHKAMRKRLSTSLQVYGPRVQGAVEHMMTDPRFAPRRGLPFRLGNILRATALLAPSMIAGIASSLARPDAARIRSYRAVEEIRRLTVPPSNSATTAERLRWVIEDSHRAIMSHGMLGLMGPLMAGILLGAAPSGLLKGIASNEELDIVLGGMPHNVTTEMDLLLWNLAVNARKHREIFLSIPPDELAARYRTGRLPDIGMAGFIDRYGMRAAAEIDVGMPRWDEDPAPLFATIANYLRVDDPELAPDRRFRQAAHKAEAMIETLSHRARRRRPVRGRIATFLMRRSRKLTGLREIGKFAWLPAIQASRRQLLLIGDDLVSRGLLESRDDIMFLTLDEARAAVHDATDHRRLIASRRADHRRELRRHTVPGALLSDGTDVEALAPPGPVEDGVLTGMAGAAGQATGKARVIRDPAGAYIEPGEILVAPTTDPGWTPLFLTTAGLVTETGSPVAHGPTVAREYGIPAVICVRNATHEITTGQLITIDGTAGTVRIMDDD from the coding sequence ATGAAGCTGATCCGTCTGTCCGAGATCGATGCTTCGATGATCGACCTGGTGGGCGGGAAGGCCGCCGGCCTCGGTGAGATGATCAACGCTGGTGAGCGTGTCCCGGACGGCTTCTGTTTGACCGTCGAGGCGTACTCGTCGCGAGACCTCCCCGAGAAGGTGGTGATCGGCGCATACGAGCGGCTTGGTAGCGGCCCGGTCGCGGTGCGTTCCAGCGCCACTGCCGAAGATCTGCCGGACGCCAGCTTCGCCGGTCAACAGGACACCTATCTCGGCATCAACGGGTCCGCGTCGCTCGTCGATGCCATCCACAAGTGCTGGGATTCCCTGCATTCCGACCGGGCCGTGGCCTACCGCGCCTCCGCCGGTATCGACGACGCCGCCATGGCGGTGGTGATCCAGCGGATGATCGACCCCGTAGCGGCAGGTGTTCTGTTCACCGCCAACCCGATCACCGGTTGCCGCACCGAGATGATCATCGACGCCGCTCCCGGCTTGGGCACGGCGATCGTCGACGGCACTGTCGTGCCCGATCACTATGTTCTCGACCACCACGCGCGAACCGTGCCACGGCTGCCCGAAGGATGTCTCGGCACACGGGAGCTCGAGCAACTCCGGGACGCCGGCCTGCGCCTGCAACAGCATTTCGGCTCTCCACAGGACATCGAGTGGGCGATCGATTCCGACGGTGTGCTGTGGTTGCTGCAGTCACGGCCGATCACCACCCTGTTCCCGTCGCCACCGGACACCGGCGAGGCCCGGCTTTACCTCGAGTTCGGCCACATCCAGGGAATGCTCCGCCCGTGCACGCCGATGGGGGTCTCCCTGCTCAAGGCCGGATCGGCGCTGTGGTTCCACGCACACGGGGTCCACGGCGATCCGCGGGATCCTCTGCCTCGCCTGGTTCCCATCGGCGGACGGCTCTATTTCGACCTGACCGACTTCGTCCGGCACAAGGCCATGCGCAAACGCTTGTCGACGTCCCTGCAGGTGTACGGGCCGCGAGTGCAAGGCGCCGTCGAGCACATGATGACCGATCCCCGCTTCGCCCCGCGGCGCGGTCTTCCGTTCCGGCTGGGCAACATCCTCAGGGCCACGGCGTTGCTGGCACCGAGCATGATCGCCGGAATCGCCTCGAGCCTCGCCCGCCCGGACGCGGCCCGTATCCGCTCGTACCGCGCGGTCGAGGAGATCCGGCGCCTGACCGTACCGCCCTCGAACTCGGCCACCACAGCGGAACGCCTGAGGTGGGTCATCGAGGACTCACATCGGGCGATCATGAGCCACGGCATGTTGGGGCTCATGGGTCCCTTGATGGCCGGGATCCTCCTCGGCGCGGCGCCCTCCGGGCTGCTGAAAGGCATCGCCTCCAACGAGGAACTCGACATCGTCCTGGGCGGCATGCCTCACAACGTGACCACCGAGATGGACCTGCTCCTCTGGAACCTCGCCGTGAACGCGCGAAAGCACCGTGAGATCTTCCTCAGCATCCCACCTGACGAACTGGCGGCGCGGTATCGCACCGGGCGGCTCCCCGACATCGGGATGGCCGGGTTCATCGACAGGTACGGCATGCGCGCGGCCGCCGAGATCGATGTCGGCATGCCCCGCTGGGACGAGGATCCGGCGCCGTTGTTCGCCACGATCGCCAACTACCTCCGGGTCGACGACCCCGAGCTTGCCCCGGACCGGCGTTTCCGCCAAGCCGCGCACAAGGCCGAAGCGATGATCGAGACGCTGTCCCACCGGGCTCGGCGCCGGCGGCCGGTCCGCGGGCGGATCGCGACCTTCCTCATGCGCCGGTCGCGTAAGCTCACCGGCCTGCGCGAGATCGGGAAATTCGCGTGGCTGCCCGCTATCCAAGCCTCCCGGCGCCAACTCCTCCTCATCGGTGATGATCTCGTGTCGCGCGGCCTGCTGGAGAGCCGCGACGACATCATGTTCCTCACACTCGACGAAGCGCGCGCGGCCGTTCACGACGCCACCGACCACCGTCGACTGATCGCCTCACGCCGCGCGGACCACCGCCGAGAGCTACGGCGGCACACCGTCCCGGGCGCCCTGCTCTCTGACGGAACCGACGTGGAAGCACTTGCCCCGCCAGGACCAGTCGAAGACGGCGTGCTGACCGGGATGGCCGGTGCGGCGGGCCAGGCGACCGGGAAGGCCCGGGTGATCCGGGATCCGGCAGGTGCCTACATCGAGCCCGGCGAAATCCTCGTGGCGCCGACCACCGATCCCGGATGGACCCCGCTGTTCCTGACCACGGCGGGCCTGGTCACCGAAACCGGCTCACCGGTCGCGCACGGCCCCACGGTCGCCAGGGAGTACGGCATCCCGGCCGTCATCTGCGTCCGCAACGCCACCCACGAGATCACCACCGGCCAGCTGATCACCATCGACGGCACCGCGGGCACGGTGCGGATAATGGATGACGACTGA
- a CDS encoding cation:proton antiporter gives MHTSLALLLELGIVLLALSMLGAVARRLSLSPIPLYLLAGLSLGEGGIAPIPAAGEFVQTGASIGVVLLLLTLGLEFDTSELQHSLRRHFPSAVADLLLNAAPGVLAGWLLGLNWLGVLALGGATWISSSGIIARLLGDLRRLGNRETPAVLSILVIEDFAMALYLPILAVLASGGSWRQAVAGVLIAVACLAAAFTASHRWSHHVNRWLAHPDAEQLMLRVLGVTLVAAALAELVDVSAAVGAFLIGLTLTGEAAERTRTVLSPLRDLFAAAFFLAIGFAVSPTDLLPVLPTAMALAAAGIATKFATGWLAARRDGAGSRGRTRAGTILVPRGEFSIVIVSLAGAASATLGPIVTAYVLILATIGPVLTRWPRSRTPRTIVERQHKHVADEDPPPLPPAPRT, from the coding sequence GTGCACACGTCGCTCGCGTTGCTACTCGAGCTCGGTATCGTCCTGCTCGCGCTCAGCATGCTCGGCGCCGTCGCCAGGCGACTTTCGCTCTCGCCGATCCCCCTGTACCTACTGGCCGGGCTCAGCCTCGGCGAAGGCGGCATCGCGCCCATCCCTGCCGCGGGCGAGTTCGTCCAGACCGGAGCGTCCATCGGTGTCGTGCTGCTTTTGCTGACGCTCGGCCTGGAATTCGACACCTCCGAACTACAGCACAGTCTCCGCCGACACTTCCCATCCGCCGTCGCCGACCTACTGCTCAACGCAGCCCCGGGAGTGCTCGCAGGTTGGCTGCTCGGGCTGAACTGGCTGGGCGTGCTCGCCCTCGGCGGCGCCACCTGGATCTCGTCATCAGGCATCATCGCCCGGTTACTGGGCGATCTGCGCAGGCTCGGGAACCGCGAGACGCCCGCCGTGCTGTCCATCCTCGTGATCGAGGACTTCGCCATGGCGCTCTACCTGCCGATCCTGGCTGTCCTCGCGTCGGGCGGCTCCTGGCGACAGGCGGTCGCCGGGGTGCTGATCGCGGTCGCCTGCCTCGCCGCCGCGTTCACCGCGTCGCATCGGTGGAGTCATCACGTCAACCGCTGGCTCGCTCACCCTGACGCGGAGCAGCTGATGCTGCGCGTCCTCGGTGTGACACTGGTGGCCGCCGCGCTGGCGGAACTGGTGGATGTGTCAGCCGCAGTAGGCGCGTTCCTGATCGGCCTGACTCTCACCGGGGAAGCCGCAGAACGCACGCGGACAGTGCTCTCACCCTTGAGAGACCTGTTCGCCGCCGCCTTCTTCTTGGCCATCGGATTCGCCGTGAGCCCCACCGATCTGCTGCCCGTGCTCCCCACCGCAATGGCACTCGCCGCCGCCGGTATCGCGACCAAGTTCGCGACAGGATGGCTCGCCGCGCGACGCGACGGCGCCGGATCCCGAGGACGGACGAGGGCAGGCACCATCCTGGTCCCTCGCGGCGAGTTCTCGATCGTGATCGTCAGCCTCGCGGGCGCGGCAAGCGCCACCCTCGGCCCGATCGTGACCGCCTACGTCCTCATTCTCGCCACCATCGGCCCCGTGCTCACCCGTTGGCCGCGGTCACGAACCCCGCGAACGATCGTCGAGCGCCAGCACAAGCACGTCGCCGACGAAGACCCGCCGCCGCTGCCTCCAGCACCTCGCACCTGA
- a CDS encoding glycosyltransferase, with amino-acid sequence MRALLVTHGTRGDVQPMLALAVALRARGHEALLAAPDSFADAAGEYDVEFASLGEGPNRLMNDPVVQEAIEGGYRGVRGKITAVRTAQRVKPLMAEVLHNIGVVAKTSRADIVVHTTGVPAHHAAEMLGVPAVVVALQPGWIPTGDFPCPMMPLPRLPRSLNRATYLAVGAILRMYAGITTTWRTTELGLPRRRGSHDILHDAQGKDRPVLQAFSRQITVSARDWPDSVHTTGFWYLPAVTGWEPDAELRAFLDAGSAPVYIGFGSMAGRDARRTRAVVEEAVRRAGVRAVLATGWGGISADAGTGDLFVIDHAPHEWLFPRMSAVVHHGGGGTTGAALAAGVPQVVCPFVADQPYWAGRMHAVGVAPAPIRQQSLTADRLAEALRQATSDAGMRERAARLGREIQAENGVAVAADFLETLT; translated from the coding sequence GTGAGGGCGTTGCTGGTCACCCACGGCACACGGGGCGACGTGCAACCGATGCTCGCCCTCGCGGTCGCCCTGCGCGCTCGCGGGCACGAGGCGTTGCTGGCCGCGCCGGACTCGTTCGCCGACGCGGCGGGGGAGTACGACGTCGAGTTCGCTTCGTTGGGTGAGGGGCCGAACCGGCTGATGAACGACCCGGTGGTGCAAGAGGCCATCGAGGGAGGCTATCGCGGAGTGCGGGGCAAGATCACCGCGGTGCGGACCGCTCAACGGGTCAAGCCGCTGATGGCGGAGGTCTTGCACAACATCGGTGTGGTCGCGAAAACGTCCCGCGCGGACATCGTCGTGCACACGACCGGGGTACCCGCTCACCACGCCGCCGAGATGCTGGGCGTGCCCGCGGTCGTCGTCGCGCTGCAACCCGGTTGGATTCCCACCGGCGACTTCCCCTGCCCGATGATGCCCTTGCCCCGCCTGCCGAGGAGTCTGAACCGCGCCACGTATCTCGCCGTGGGCGCCATACTGCGGATGTACGCCGGTATCACCACTACGTGGCGTACCACCGAACTCGGATTGCCGCGCCGCCGGGGAAGCCACGACATCCTGCACGACGCGCAAGGCAAGGACCGTCCGGTCCTGCAAGCCTTCAGCCGTCAGATCACCGTCTCCGCTCGCGATTGGCCGGATTCGGTGCACACCACCGGCTTCTGGTACCTCCCAGCGGTGACAGGCTGGGAGCCGGACGCGGAGTTGCGTGCCTTCCTCGACGCCGGTTCCGCTCCGGTCTACATCGGATTCGGCAGCATGGCAGGCCGGGACGCGCGCCGCACCCGCGCGGTGGTCGAGGAAGCGGTCCGCCGGGCGGGTGTCCGCGCGGTGCTCGCCACCGGCTGGGGCGGCATTTCCGCGGACGCCGGCACCGGCGATCTGTTCGTGATCGACCATGCACCGCACGAGTGGCTGTTCCCGCGGATGAGCGCGGTCGTGCATCACGGTGGCGGCGGCACGACCGGCGCCGCGCTGGCGGCGGGCGTACCGCAGGTGGTGTGTCCGTTCGTCGCCGACCAGCCGTACTGGGCGGGCCGCATGCACGCTGTCGGCGTCGCGCCGGCCCCGATCCGCCAGCAAAGCCTCACGGCCGACCGGCTGGCCGAGGCACTGCGACAGGCCACCAGTGACGCCGGAATGCGCGAGCGGGCCGCCCGGCTCGGCCGCGAGATCCAGGCCGAGAACGGTGTAGCCGTCGCAGCAGACTTTCTGGAAACCCTGACCTGA
- a CDS encoding cation:proton antiporter regulatory subunit, with the protein MDVNEVLLPGVGLRYEFTNAQGDRIGIVARRSGEFEVIGYSSTDPDEGDLLFRLTAVEADTVAEILGAPRIAERFADLTKEVPGLSAGQVAVPATSEHAGRPLGHTRARTRTGASIVAIVRADSVIASPTPDELLRAGDVLVVIGTHEGINGVRTIIEG; encoded by the coding sequence ATGGACGTCAACGAGGTTCTGCTGCCCGGTGTGGGCCTGCGCTACGAGTTCACCAACGCCCAAGGCGACCGGATTGGCATCGTCGCCCGCCGATCGGGAGAATTCGAAGTGATCGGTTACTCCTCCACCGATCCGGACGAAGGTGACCTTCTCTTCCGGCTCACCGCCGTCGAGGCGGACACCGTCGCGGAGATCCTCGGCGCACCGAGGATTGCGGAGCGATTCGCCGACCTGACCAAAGAGGTACCGGGACTCAGTGCCGGCCAGGTCGCCGTACCCGCGACTTCCGAGCACGCCGGACGGCCACTCGGTCACACCAGGGCACGAACCCGCACCGGTGCCTCCATCGTCGCCATCGTCCGTGCTGACAGCGTCATCGCCTCCCCCACTCCTGACGAACTTCTGCGAGCAGGTGACGTTCTCGTGGTGATCGGAACACACGAAGGGATCAACGGCGTGCGCACGATCATCGAGGGCTGA